The Deltaproteobacteria bacterium nucleotide sequence ACTGCGTGAGGCATTGAGGCTGCGGCACAGGTCATACTCCACCGAAAAAACTTACCTCACATGGGCGCGCAGTTTTCATGCCTTTATAAATAACAAAGAACCTGCTGACCTTGAAGGTAGAGATATTCAGGATTTTCTGAGTTATCTTGCTGTTGAAAAAAAGGCGTCTCCTTCCACTCAGAATCAGGCGCTAAATGCTATTGTTTTTCTATACCGTCATGTGCTTGATAAGGATATAGAGGGTATGATAGACGCTGTGCGGGCGCGGCAGAGGAGAAGGCTTCCTGTTGTTTTGAGTATAAAGGAGATAACCTCTATATTTGAATATATGACTGGAACACAACAGCTCATGGCAATGCTTATTTATGGGTGCGGGCTTCGGCTGCAGGAATGCCTGAGTTTGAGAATCAAAGATATTGATATTGAACAAAATATAGTGATTGTTCGTTCAGGGAAAGGAGACAAGGACCGAAGGACTATGCTTCCTGAATCGTTAAAGGATAACCTTATCCATCATCTTTCAGAGGTAAGGGCAATGTATGATGAGGATAGGGCAAAAGATTTGAACGGTGTTTATCTGCCGAATGCCCTTGAAAGGAAATACCCAAATGCAGGAAAGGAATGGGCATGGTTCTGGCTGTTCCCCTCAAAATCAATCTCTGTTGATCCGCGCACTCATATTGTCCGCCGGCATCATATGCATCCTGCATCGCTTCAAAAGGCATTCAAGACCGCCGCTGGAAAAGCGGGTATTGCAAAACAGGCTTCTGTGCATACACTCAGACATAGTTTTGCAACGCATCTGCTGGAAAAGGGCTATGACATCAGAACGATTCAGGAACTTTTAGGGCATTCCAATCT carries:
- a CDS encoding integron integrase, which produces MREALRLRHRSYSTEKTYLTWARSFHAFINNKEPADLEGRDIQDFLSYLAVEKKASPSTQNQALNAIVFLYRHVLDKDIEGMIDAVRARQRRRLPVVLSIKEITSIFEYMTGTQQLMAMLIYGCGLRLQECLSLRIKDIDIEQNIVIVRSGKGDKDRRTMLPESLKDNLIHHLSEVRAMYDEDRAKDLNGVYLPNALERKYPNAGKEWAWFWLFPSKSISVDPRTHIVRRHHMHPASLQKAFKTAAGKAGIAKQASVHTLRHSFATHLLEKGYDIRTIQELLGHSNLQTTMIYTHVATRNILGVRSPLDK